A single Oncorhynchus kisutch isolate 150728-3 linkage group LG19, Okis_V2, whole genome shotgun sequence DNA region contains:
- the LOC109864772 gene encoding protein MGARP isoform X6: MFLCRTAWQRCGHLTRKSAYQLSRDVLPRRQMSSLPGGTGDNIIYALLCGGAFAGAVAYTYSTVTTDHARFTDRVADINARPKTEWVPKPWPPKSRDEEEEV; encoded by the exons ATGTTTCTCTGCAGAACGGCCTGGCAAAGATGTGGGCATTTGACAAGGAAGTCAGCCTACCAGTTATCTAGAGATG tactGCCACGGCGACAGATGTCGTCGCTCCCCGGTGGTACTGGTGATAACATCATCTATGCCCTGCTGTGTGGTGGGGCCTTCGCTGGAGCTGTCGCCTAT ACGTACAGCACTGTGACCACAGACCACGCCAGATTCACCGACCGTGTAGCGGATATCAACGCTCGTCCCAAGACCGAGTGGGTTCCCAAACCATGGCCCCCCAAGA Gcagggatgaggaagaggagg